A single genomic interval of Noviherbaspirillum cavernae harbors:
- a CDS encoding MBOAT family O-acyltransferase, translating to MLFNSYFFLLVFLPLSLLGFFLLGRFGKSVGANWLAACSLFFYAWWDSRYIALLLGSICVNYLAGSYIASHAGKIKARTALIVAIAANVLLLGYYKYADFFVTSANAVFETNWPVLGVILPIGISFFTFTQIAFLVDAWAGKVREYRFVNYVLFVTYFPHLVAGPVLHHKEMMPQFDDGRNYYARAENFAIGLTIFAIGLAKKVLIADNLSTYANPIFSAQASTPSFFLAWGGALTYTFQLYFDFSGYSDMAIGLSRLFGVRLPLNFNSPYKSHNIAEFWRRWHMTLSRFLRDYLYIPLGGNRHGATRRQINLMTTMVLGGLWHGAGWNFAIWGLLHGGFLVVNQHWKSICRRTPFRLPPRYAGVFSVMLTFLSVVVAWVYFRAPDVATANRIIMGMAGSAGAALPDAMVTRLGPLAQALDHVGIKSYLGGGATFFETWCWIVVSALIAFLTPNTQEIMRRFEPALPDESHVGFERGHRLAWMPQRRSAMVVGLLFALGVLALSRPTEFLYFQF from the coding sequence ATGCTATTTAATTCCTACTTTTTTCTGCTGGTCTTCCTACCGCTTTCCCTTCTTGGCTTTTTCCTATTGGGACGTTTTGGCAAGAGTGTCGGCGCCAACTGGCTCGCCGCATGTTCATTGTTTTTTTATGCATGGTGGGATTCCCGATACATTGCCTTGCTGCTTGGGTCCATCTGCGTCAATTATCTTGCCGGCAGTTACATCGCCTCTCATGCAGGGAAAATAAAGGCACGCACGGCACTGATCGTCGCGATCGCTGCGAATGTGCTGCTCTTGGGCTACTACAAGTACGCCGACTTTTTCGTGACAAGCGCAAATGCCGTATTTGAAACAAATTGGCCGGTTCTGGGCGTTATTCTTCCGATAGGCATTTCCTTCTTTACGTTTACCCAGATTGCCTTTCTTGTCGATGCCTGGGCCGGAAAGGTGAGGGAATACCGATTCGTCAATTACGTGCTGTTTGTTACTTACTTCCCCCACCTTGTTGCTGGCCCGGTGTTACATCACAAGGAGATGATGCCCCAGTTCGATGATGGTCGTAATTACTATGCGCGAGCCGAAAATTTTGCCATTGGGCTGACGATTTTTGCGATAGGGCTCGCAAAGAAGGTTCTGATTGCAGACAACTTGTCCACGTATGCCAATCCCATTTTTTCCGCCCAGGCAAGCACTCCCTCGTTCTTTCTGGCGTGGGGCGGCGCATTGACGTACACGTTCCAGCTTTACTTTGATTTTTCCGGTTACTCGGATATGGCCATTGGTCTTTCCAGGTTGTTTGGCGTGCGCTTACCGCTCAATTTCAATTCGCCATACAAATCGCACAATATCGCCGAGTTCTGGCGTCGCTGGCATATGACGCTGTCGCGTTTCCTGCGCGACTACCTTTACATCCCGCTTGGCGGCAATCGCCACGGCGCGACGCGTCGCCAAATCAACCTGATGACGACGATGGTTCTTGGCGGACTATGGCATGGCGCGGGGTGGAATTTTGCCATTTGGGGGCTGCTCCACGGAGGTTTTTTGGTGGTCAATCAACATTGGAAATCCATATGCCGTCGAACCCCATTCCGTTTGCCGCCACGGTATGCCGGTGTTTTTAGCGTGATGTTGACGTTTTTGAGCGTGGTTGTCGCTTGGGTGTATTTTCGTGCCCCCGACGTTGCGACCGCTAACCGCATCATCATGGGCATGGCAGGGAGCGCAGGAGCTGCGTTGCCGGACGCCATGGTGACGCGGCTTGGCCCGCTCGCACAGGCGCTCGACCATGTCGGCATCAAGAGCTATCTGGGCGGTGGTGCAACGTTTTTTGAAACATGGTGCTGGATCGTCGTTAGCGCGTTGATTGCATTCCTTACACCCAACACGCAAGAAATCATGAGACGTTTCGAGCCTGCATTACCCGACGAAAGCCACGTCGGTTTTGAGCGGGGCCATCGCCTTGCATGGATGCCGCAAAGACGCAGCGCGATGGTTGTCGGATTGTTGTTCGCACTTGGCGTATTGGCACTTAGCCGTCCCACGGAATTTCTCTATTTTCAATTCTGA
- the ubiA gene encoding 4-hydroxybenzoate octaprenyltransferase, whose translation MNRLKLYVQLVRLDKPIGILLLLWPTLIALWLASDGRPDWRLVVIFTLGTVLMRSAGCAINDYADRDFDRHVKRTAQRPLTSGRIAAWEAVAVAAVLALIAFALILPLNALTKQLSVAAVLIAASYPYFKRFFAIPQAYLGIAFGFGIPMAFAAVLGTVPPAGWLLLIGNIFWAVAYDTEYAMVDRDDDLKIGIKTSAITFGRFDVAAVMLCYAMTFAITLVVGWQYGLRIWFLGGLLLAAGCAAYHYTLIRDRDRLRCFAAFRHNNWLGAAVFAGVALDYALR comes from the coding sequence ATGAACCGACTCAAACTCTACGTCCAGCTGGTACGACTGGACAAACCCATCGGCATCTTGCTCCTATTGTGGCCTACCCTGATCGCCTTGTGGCTGGCATCCGACGGCAGGCCCGACTGGAGGCTGGTCGTCATCTTCACGCTGGGCACGGTGCTGATGCGTTCGGCCGGCTGCGCGATCAACGACTATGCCGACCGCGATTTCGACCGGCACGTGAAGCGCACCGCGCAGCGCCCGCTCACCAGCGGCAGAATCGCCGCATGGGAGGCGGTCGCGGTGGCGGCGGTGCTGGCGCTGATCGCGTTCGCGCTGATCCTGCCGCTCAATGCGCTGACCAAGCAATTGTCGGTGGCGGCAGTGCTGATCGCGGCCAGCTATCCGTACTTCAAGCGCTTCTTCGCGATCCCGCAGGCCTATCTCGGCATCGCGTTCGGCTTCGGCATCCCGATGGCGTTTGCCGCCGTGCTCGGCACCGTGCCGCCGGCAGGCTGGCTGCTATTGATCGGCAATATCTTCTGGGCGGTTGCCTACGATACGGAATATGCGATGGTGGACCGCGACGACGACCTGAAGATCGGCATCAAGACCTCCGCGATCACCTTCGGGCGCTTCGATGTGGCAGCGGTGATGCTGTGCTACGCGATGACGTTTGCCATCACGCTGGTGGTGGGTTGGCAATACGGCCTGCGCATCTGGTTCCTCGGCGGATTGTTGCTGGCGGCGGGATGCGCGGCCTATCACTACACGCTCATTCGCGATCGCGACCGCCTGCGCTGCTTCGCCGCCTTCCGTCACAATAACTGGCTGGGTGCTGCGGTGTTTGCCGGCGTTGCACTGGATTATGCATTGCGCTGA
- a CDS encoding DUF883 family protein, with translation MNNSEKLSESREKLINDMKSMKENAEEMLESAGEQASSKYESARARFRSTMHDAKGNFNAAQERLVTGSKDAMDTADQYVHEKPWQAVGIGAIAGLLVGLLLHRK, from the coding sequence ATGAACAACTCAGAGAAACTCTCCGAGAGCCGGGAAAAATTGATCAACGACATGAAGTCGATGAAAGAGAATGCCGAGGAAATGCTGGAGAGTGCCGGCGAGCAAGCCAGTTCGAAATACGAGTCGGCACGCGCACGTTTTCGTTCCACCATGCACGATGCCAAGGGTAATTTCAACGCGGCACAAGAGCGGCTGGTTACCGGGTCAAAGGATGCGATGGACACGGCGGATCAGTATGTGCATGAAAAACCGTGGCAGGCGGTTGGCATTGGCGCCATCGCCGGATTGCTCGTGGGTCTATTGCTCCACCGTAAATAG
- the proC gene encoding pyrroline-5-carboxylate reductase: MQNDLKIGFIGGGNMATALIGGLVGKLTAAGNIHVVDPNAEALQKLERKFGVAGAPQIGDALGQCDVIVLAIKPQQMKDVVRQLQPFVSAQLVLSIAAGIRTADLSRWLNGHAAIVRAMPNTPALIGQGITGMVALAGVSPAQRDAADAIMRAVGQTVWLDDEALIDPVTAVSGSGPAYVFYFIEAMQQAAQEMGLTAEQGVQLAIATFTGASQLAAQSSEPVSLLRERVTSKGGTTYAALTSMEASGVKDAIVLAVKAAAARGRELGEEFGKD; encoded by the coding sequence ATGCAAAATGATTTGAAGATCGGTTTTATCGGCGGCGGCAACATGGCGACCGCATTGATCGGCGGGCTGGTCGGAAAACTCACGGCGGCCGGCAACATCCACGTCGTCGATCCCAATGCCGAAGCGCTGCAGAAACTGGAACGGAAGTTCGGCGTTGCAGGCGCGCCGCAAATCGGCGACGCGCTCGGGCAATGCGACGTGATCGTGCTGGCGATCAAGCCGCAGCAGATGAAAGACGTGGTCCGACAGTTGCAGCCATTCGTCTCGGCGCAACTGGTGCTGTCGATTGCCGCGGGCATTCGCACGGCGGATTTGTCGCGCTGGCTGAACGGCCATGCCGCGATCGTGCGTGCCATGCCCAACACCCCGGCCCTGATCGGCCAGGGCATCACCGGCATGGTCGCGTTGGCGGGCGTCTCGCCGGCGCAGCGCGATGCGGCGGACGCGATCATGCGCGCGGTCGGCCAGACGGTCTGGCTCGATGACGAAGCGCTGATCGATCCCGTCACGGCGGTATCCGGCAGCGGCCCCGCCTACGTGTTCTATTTCATCGAGGCCATGCAGCAGGCGGCGCAGGAGATGGGTTTGACGGCGGAGCAGGGCGTGCAGCTGGCGATCGCCACATTCACAGGCGCATCGCAACTGGCGGCACAATCGTCCGAGCCGGTTTCGCTCTTGCGCGAGCGCGTGACGTCGAAGGGTGGCACGACCTATGCCGCACTCACCAGCATGGAAGCGAGCGGCGTGAAGGACGCGATCGTGCTTGCGGTGAAGGCTGCTGCGGCGCGCGGCCGCGAACTGGGTGAGGAGTTCGGGAAGGATTGA
- a CDS encoding YggS family pyridoxal phosphate-dependent enzyme, producing MSSISHNLQAVHDRIATAARLALRDPQDIVLLSVSKTFDAEAVIAAAQAGQRAFGENYLQEALDKMDAVKVLRPDLLLEWHFIGPIQSNKTRPIAEHFDWVHSVEREKIAQRLSDQRPAHLPPLNVCLQVNISGEASKSGAAPDEVAPLARAVAAMPRLKLRGLMAIPEPEQEFEKQRAPLRRVRQLYEQLREQGFALDTLSMGMSADLDAAIAEGATMVRIGTAIFGQRHYAK from the coding sequence ATGTCCTCAATCTCTCACAACTTGCAAGCCGTGCACGACCGGATTGCCACAGCGGCGCGTCTGGCGTTGCGCGATCCGCAAGACATTGTCTTGCTGTCCGTATCCAAGACCTTCGACGCGGAGGCGGTGATTGCGGCTGCGCAGGCAGGGCAGAGAGCGTTCGGAGAAAACTATCTGCAGGAAGCGCTGGACAAGATGGACGCGGTGAAGGTGCTGCGGCCGGATCTGTTGCTGGAATGGCACTTCATCGGGCCGATCCAGAGCAACAAGACGCGGCCGATTGCCGAGCACTTCGACTGGGTGCATTCGGTCGAGCGCGAGAAGATCGCGCAGCGTCTGTCCGACCAGCGACCCGCGCATCTGCCGCCACTGAATGTCTGCCTGCAGGTCAACATCAGCGGCGAGGCGAGCAAGAGTGGCGCGGCGCCGGACGAGGTCGCGCCACTGGCGCGCGCCGTTGCGGCCATGCCGCGCCTGAAGCTGCGCGGCCTGATGGCGATCCCGGAGCCGGAACAGGAATTTGAAAAGCAGCGCGCACCCTTGCGCCGCGTGCGCCAGTTGTATGAGCAACTCCGCGAGCAGGGCTTCGCACTCGATACGCTATCGATGGGCATGTCGGCCGATCTCGATGCGGCCATTGCCGAGGGCGCGACGATGGTAAGAATTGGAACAGCAATTTTTGGACAGAGACACTATGCAAAATGA
- a CDS encoding type IV pilus twitching motility protein PilT has product MDISELLAFAVKNKASDLHLSAGLPPMIRVHGDVRRINLPPLEHQDVHGMIYDIMNDGQRKAYEEILECDFSFAIPGLARFRVNAFNQDRGAAAVLRTIPSKVLTLEQLNAPKIFAELALKPRGLVLVTGPTGSGKSTTLAAMVNHLNETEYAHILTVEDPIEFVHESKKCLINQREVGPHTMSFNNALRSALREDPDAILVGELRDLETIRLALTAAETGHLVFGTLHTSSAAKTIDRIIDVFPAEEKEMVRAMLSESLQAVISQTLLKTKDGTSRVAAHEIMLGTPAIRNLIREGKVAQMYSAIQTGSNVGMQTLDQNLTELVRRNVISLGTARAAAKTPDNFPG; this is encoded by the coding sequence ATGGACATCTCCGAACTCCTCGCCTTTGCGGTCAAGAACAAGGCATCCGACCTGCATCTGTCGGCCGGCCTGCCGCCCATGATCCGCGTGCATGGCGACGTGCGCCGCATCAACCTGCCGCCGCTGGAGCATCAGGATGTGCACGGCATGATCTACGACATCATGAACGACGGTCAGCGCAAGGCGTATGAAGAAATTCTCGAATGCGACTTCTCGTTCGCGATTCCCGGCCTCGCGCGCTTCCGCGTCAATGCCTTCAACCAAGATCGCGGCGCGGCCGCCGTGCTGCGTACCATTCCATCGAAAGTCTTGACGCTGGAGCAACTGAACGCGCCGAAGATTTTCGCCGAACTCGCCCTGAAGCCGCGCGGCCTCGTGCTCGTCACCGGCCCGACCGGTTCCGGCAAATCGACCACGCTGGCGGCAATGGTCAATCACCTGAACGAAACCGAGTACGCGCATATCCTGACCGTGGAAGATCCGATCGAGTTCGTGCACGAATCGAAGAAATGCCTGATCAACCAGCGCGAAGTCGGTCCGCACACGATGTCCTTCAACAATGCGCTGCGCTCCGCGTTGCGTGAAGACCCGGACGCGATCCTGGTCGGCGAGTTGCGCGATCTGGAAACGATCCGCCTCGCGCTGACCGCCGCCGAAACCGGCCACCTCGTGTTCGGCACGCTGCACACCTCGTCCGCCGCGAAAACCATCGACCGTATCATCGACGTCTTTCCGGCGGAAGAAAAGGAAATGGTGCGCGCCATGCTGTCGGAATCGCTGCAGGCGGTCATCTCGCAAACCCTGCTCAAGACCAAGGACGGCACCAGCCGCGTCGCCGCGCACGAAATCATGCTCGGCACACCTGCGATCCGCAACCTGATCCGCGAAGGCAAGGTTGCACAGATGTACTCCGCGATCCAGACCGGCAGCAACGTCGGCATGCAGACGCTCGACCAGAACCTGACCGAACTCGTGCGCCGCAACGTCATCTCGCTTGGCACGGCGCGCGCGGCGGCGAAGACACCGGATAACTTCCCTGGATGA
- a CDS encoding PilT/PilU family type 4a pilus ATPase, which yields MEREQATKFMHDLLRLMLGKNGSDLFITADFPPAFKIDGKMTPVSNQPLTPTHTVELARAIMNDKQAAEFEATKECNFAISPSGLGRFRVSAFVQQGRVGMVLRTITTAIPKLEDLGVPDVLKDVSMTKRGLVIMVGATGSGKSTTLAGMIGYRNENSYGHIITIEDPVEYIHPHKNCIVTQREVGVDTADWGAALKNTLRQAPDVILIGEIRDRETMDFAIAFAETGHLCLATMHANSANQALDRIINFFPEERRAQLLMDLSLNLKAMVSQRLIPLRDTKGRCAAVEVMLNSPLISDLIFKGDVHEIKEIMKKSRELGMQTFDQALFDLYEGDRISYEDALRNADSVNDLRLSIKLHGKDAKGRDLSRGTEHLGIV from the coding sequence ATGGAACGGGAACAGGCCACCAAATTCATGCACGACTTGCTGCGGCTGATGCTCGGCAAGAACGGCTCCGATCTCTTCATCACCGCCGACTTTCCGCCGGCCTTCAAGATCGACGGCAAGATGACGCCGGTCTCGAACCAGCCGTTGACGCCGACGCACACGGTCGAGCTGGCGCGCGCCATCATGAACGACAAGCAGGCGGCGGAATTCGAGGCGACCAAGGAATGCAACTTCGCGATCAGCCCGAGCGGCCTCGGACGCTTCCGCGTATCCGCGTTCGTGCAGCAGGGCCGCGTCGGCATGGTGTTGCGCACGATCACCACCGCGATCCCCAAGCTGGAAGATCTGGGCGTGCCCGACGTGCTGAAGGACGTCTCGATGACCAAGCGCGGCCTTGTCATCATGGTCGGCGCGACCGGCTCGGGCAAGTCCACCACGCTGGCCGGCATGATCGGCTACCGCAATGAAAACAGCTACGGCCACATCATCACCATCGAAGACCCGGTCGAATACATTCACCCGCACAAGAACTGCATCGTCACGCAGCGCGAAGTCGGCGTCGATACCGCCGACTGGGGCGCGGCATTGAAGAACACATTGCGCCAGGCGCCGGACGTGATCCTGATCGGCGAAATTCGCGACCGCGAGACGATGGACTTCGCCATTGCCTTTGCCGAAACCGGCCACCTGTGTCTTGCCACGATGCACGCCAACAGCGCGAACCAGGCGCTGGACCGCATCATCAACTTCTTCCCCGAAGAGCGCCGCGCGCAACTGTTGATGGATTTGTCGCTGAATCTGAAGGCGATGGTCTCGCAACGCCTGATCCCGCTGCGCGATACCAAGGGACGCTGCGCGGCGGTGGAAGTGATGCTGAATTCGCCGCTGATTTCCGACCTCATCTTCAAGGGCGACGTGCACGAGATCAAGGAGATCATGAAGAAGTCACGCGAACTCGGCATGCAGACCTTCGATCAGGCCTTGTTCGATCTCTACGAAGGGGACAGAATCTCTTATGAAGACGCCTTGCGCAACGCCGACTCGGTGAACGACCTGCGTCTTTCCATCAAGTTGCACGGCAAGGACGCCAAGGGGCGTGACCTGAGCCGGGGCACCGAACATCTGGGGATTGTGTAA
- a CDS encoding glutathione peroxidase gives MATIHDFKADSLAGTPVDLAQYRGKVVLIVNTASNCGFTPQYKGLEEIHQEFKDKGVEVLGFPCNQFGKQEPGNADEIGAFCEKNYGVSFPLFAKIDVNGDNAHPLYKHLKSEKPGVLGTEAIKWNFTKFLIRKDGTVYKRYAPQTAPQELTEDIEKLLAE, from the coding sequence ATGGCCACCATTCACGACTTCAAGGCAGACAGCCTCGCCGGCACACCGGTCGATCTCGCCCAGTATCGCGGCAAGGTCGTGCTGATCGTCAACACCGCCAGCAATTGCGGCTTCACGCCGCAATACAAGGGGCTGGAGGAAATCCATCAAGAGTTCAAGGACAAGGGCGTCGAGGTGCTCGGCTTCCCCTGCAACCAGTTCGGCAAGCAGGAGCCGGGCAATGCGGACGAGATCGGCGCATTCTGCGAAAAGAACTACGGCGTCAGCTTCCCGCTGTTCGCCAAGATCGACGTCAACGGCGACAACGCGCATCCGCTGTACAAGCATCTGAAAAGCGAGAAACCGGGCGTGCTCGGCACGGAAGCCATCAAGTGGAACTTCACCAAGTTCCTGATCAGGAAGGACGGCACGGTGTACAAGCGTTACGCGCCGCAAACCGCGCCGCAGGAATTGACGGAAGATATCGAGAAGCTGCTGGCGGAATAG
- a CDS encoding YbaY family lipoprotein, whose amino-acid sequence MWNPMQHVIALVAAAIAVGGCATPPAPDKSSAAPAARMPEVVTGNASYRERIALPLGAVVRVTLEDVSRADAASRLIAEQTIRPERQVPIPFSLPYDPALINAANRYAVRATISNAEGRLMWTTTQHYGVITQGNPNHADIMLQQVRGPDSATGAPPSAAGRVFTFACEGFDVTARFTQGGVTLKLPDREVVLPQVVSASGARYQKDDVLFWNKGNEALLEVGGKRYPSCKEKAAR is encoded by the coding sequence ATGTGGAACCCGATGCAGCATGTCATTGCGCTGGTTGCGGCGGCGATTGCCGTCGGCGGATGCGCGACCCCGCCAGCGCCGGACAAGAGCAGCGCCGCGCCGGCAGCGCGCATGCCGGAAGTGGTGACCGGTAACGCGTCCTACCGCGAGCGCATCGCGCTGCCGCTGGGGGCGGTGGTACGCGTGACGCTGGAGGATGTGAGCCGCGCCGATGCGGCGTCCAGACTGATTGCCGAGCAGACGATCCGGCCCGAGCGTCAGGTGCCGATTCCGTTCTCGCTGCCCTACGATCCCGCGCTCATCAATGCGGCCAATCGCTATGCCGTGCGGGCGACGATCTCGAATGCCGAGGGACGTCTGATGTGGACGACGACGCAACACTACGGCGTGATTACGCAGGGCAATCCCAACCATGCGGACATCATGCTGCAGCAGGTGCGTGGGCCGGATAGCGCCACGGGTGCGCCGCCGAGCGCGGCAGGGCGCGTGTTCACGTTCGCATGCGAGGGCTTCGATGTCACGGCGCGCTTCACGCAGGGGGGCGTGACGCTGAAACTGCCGGATCGGGAAGTGGTGCTGCCGCAGGTCGTGTCGGCGTCCGGCGCGCGGTATCAGAAGGATGATGTCTTGTTCTGGAACAAGGGCAACGAGGCGCTGCTGGAGGTTGGCGGGAAGCGTTATCCGAGCTGCAAGGAGAAGGCGGCGCGTTAG
- a CDS encoding MliC family protein encodes MGNSLCRMARRLLAPFLPLLVIGGCATAPSPENSAPRASDDAESMQPVQPGRTFAFDCDGLAFTIRTGPGELALYLPDRYVVLSQVRAASGTKFQDHDIVFWNKGEDASLEVGARRYDGCKVDHARSVTEDARLRGARFRGVGNEPGWLLEIGARQWIRFTGDYGNTTVSAPLPVPAVEDGRTVYRTRTTAHVLEAIVEREVCFDTMSGAQFEATVTVRMDGREYRGCGRWFE; translated from the coding sequence ATGGGGAATTCGCTGTGCCGGATGGCGCGTCGTTTGCTTGCGCCTTTCCTTCCGCTTCTCGTCATCGGCGGCTGCGCCACCGCGCCATCGCCGGAAAACAGCGCGCCACGCGCATCGGACGATGCGGAAAGCATGCAGCCCGTGCAGCCGGGGCGCACGTTCGCATTCGATTGCGACGGCTTGGCTTTCACCATCCGCACGGGGCCGGGAGAGCTGGCCTTGTATCTGCCGGACCGTTACGTCGTCCTGTCGCAGGTGCGGGCGGCATCCGGCACGAAATTTCAGGATCACGATATTGTTTTCTGGAACAAGGGTGAGGACGCAAGTCTGGAGGTCGGCGCACGCCGGTACGACGGGTGCAAGGTTGATCATGCGCGTTCGGTGACGGAGGATGCGCGCTTGCGCGGCGCGCGTTTTCGCGGCGTCGGCAACGAGCCGGGATGGTTGCTGGAAATCGGGGCGAGACAGTGGATCAGGTTCACCGGCGATTACGGAAACACGACGGTGTCGGCTCCGCTGCCGGTGCCGGCGGTCGAGGATGGGCGCACGGTGTACCGCACCAGGACGACAGCGCATGTGCTGGAGGCGATTGTCGAGCGGGAGGTGTGCTTCGACACCATGAGCGGCGCGCAGTTTGAGGCGACGGTGACGGTGCGGATGGATGGTCGGGAGTATCGCGGTTGCGGCCGCTGGTTCGAGTGA
- a CDS encoding DHCW motif cupin fold protein has translation MKITDTPFGTTDWSAIEITEHKGDTGVAYWRTQRFGDIRVRMVEYSPGYLADHWCSKGHILLCVEGELHTELEDGRTFVLKPGMSYQVADNAEPHRSSTSVGAKLFIVD, from the coding sequence ATGAAAATCACCGACACCCCCTTCGGGACCACAGACTGGTCCGCCATTGAAATTACCGAGCACAAGGGAGACACCGGTGTGGCGTATTGGCGCACGCAGCGCTTCGGCGATATCCGCGTGCGGATGGTGGAATATTCGCCGGGTTATCTGGCGGACCACTGGTGTTCGAAGGGACACATCCTGCTCTGCGTGGAAGGCGAGCTGCATACCGAGCTGGAGGATGGCCGCACCTTCGTGCTCAAGCCCGGCATGAGCTATCAGGTTGCGGACAATGCCGAGCCGCATCGGTCCTCCACCTCAGTGGGCGCGAAGCTGTTCATTGTGGATTGA
- a CDS encoding DUF3175 domain-containing protein, with protein sequence MASSNQEKWSQRVTRESNALDLEPGVFTLDDPRRIAESLKRSAECSHRRKTDPFRSAMSMLTFYVNRAGKDLDAAQRERLEQAKDELCELFGRARRK encoded by the coding sequence ATGGCCTCAAGCAATCAAGAGAAATGGTCGCAGCGCGTCACCAGAGAAAGCAACGCGCTCGACCTCGAACCCGGCGTATTCACGCTCGACGATCCGCGCCGCATTGCCGAATCGCTGAAGCGCTCCGCGGAATGCAGCCATCGCCGCAAGACCGACCCGTTCCGCTCCGCGATGTCGATGCTGACTTTCTATGTTAATCGGGCAGGCAAGGACCTCGACGCCGCGCAGCGTGAACGGCTTGAGCAGGCCAAGGATGAATTGTGTGAGTTGTTTGGCAGAGCGCGTCGGAAGTGA
- the glcF gene encoding glycolate oxidase subunit GlcF: MQTNLADFIKDTPEGREADAILRKCVHCGFCTATCPTYQLLGDELDGPRGRIYLMKQVLEGKEATAKTQLHLDRCLTCRNCETTCPSGVQYGRLVDIGRKIVDDQVPRPLSQRIVRDTLKETLPRKSLFAPAMKLGQMVRPLLPQALKNKVPARQDAGAWPTTEHARKMLLLDGCVQPSMAPNINTATARVFDALGVQLIIAPKAGCCGAIRYHLNDHDGGMDDARRNIDAWWPHVEAGAEAIVMNASGCGVMVKDYGHLLAHDAAYAEKAKRIAELTKDVSEILPDFEEDLLKKLHGKIARRVAWHPPCTLQHGQQIRGKVEGVLRAAGVDVQLCADSHLCCGSAGTYSVLQPELSYQLRDNKLASLQATNPDMIVSANIGCLTHLQSGTQTPVKHWIELVDSALMSATG; the protein is encoded by the coding sequence ATGCAAACCAACCTCGCTGATTTCATCAAGGACACGCCCGAGGGCAGGGAAGCCGACGCGATCCTGCGCAAGTGTGTGCACTGCGGCTTCTGCACCGCGACCTGTCCGACCTACCAACTGCTCGGCGACGAACTCGACGGCCCGCGCGGCCGCATCTACCTGATGAAGCAGGTGCTGGAAGGCAAGGAGGCAACCGCCAAGACGCAACTGCACCTCGACCGCTGCCTCACCTGCCGCAATTGCGAGACGACCTGCCCCTCGGGCGTGCAATACGGCCGTCTGGTCGACATTGGCCGCAAGATCGTTGACGACCAGGTGCCGCGCCCGCTATCGCAACGCATCGTGCGCGACACACTGAAGGAGACGCTGCCGCGCAAATCGCTGTTCGCGCCCGCGATGAAACTGGGGCAGATGGTGCGGCCGTTGCTGCCGCAAGCATTGAAGAACAAGGTGCCCGCACGACAGGACGCCGGCGCGTGGCCGACGACCGAACATGCGCGCAAGATGCTGCTCCTCGACGGCTGCGTGCAGCCATCGATGGCCCCCAACATCAACACCGCCACCGCCCGCGTATTTGACGCGCTGGGCGTGCAACTGATCATCGCGCCCAAGGCCGGCTGCTGCGGCGCGATCCGCTATCACCTGAACGACCACGACGGCGGCATGGATGACGCACGCCGCAACATCGACGCCTGGTGGCCCCATGTCGAAGCAGGCGCGGAAGCGATCGTGATGAACGCCTCCGGCTGCGGCGTGATGGTCAAGGACTACGGCCACCTGCTCGCGCACGATGCAGCGTATGCGGAAAAGGCAAAACGCATTGCCGAACTGACGAAGGACGTGAGCGAAATCCTGCCCGACTTCGAAGAAGACCTGCTGAAGAAACTGCACGGCAAAATCGCCAGGCGCGTCGCCTGGCACCCGCCCTGCACCCTGCAGCACGGCCAGCAGATACGCGGCAAGGTCGAAGGCGTGCTGCGCGCCGCCGGCGTCGATGTGCAGCTCTGCGCCGACAGCCACCTCTGCTGCGGCTCGGCCGGGACGTACTCGGTGCTGCAACCGGAACTGTCCTATCAACTGCGCGACAACAAGCTCGCCAGCCTGCAGGCGACCAATCCCGACATGATCGTCTCGGCCAACATCGGCTGCCTCACGCACCTGCAATCGGGCACGCAGACGCCGGTCAAGCACTGGATCGAACTGGTGGACAGTGCGCTGATGTCGGCGACCGGTTGA